One region of Oxalobacteraceae bacterium OTU3CAMAD1 genomic DNA includes:
- a CDS encoding winged helix-turn-helix domain-containing protein yields the protein MMAPGQPRFARVAAAIGDPTRALMLSRLLDGRCYTATELAEHAGVAASTASQHLKLLVDEGLAQVRAQGRHRYFMLADADVAHALEALLRVADGALPESTRWREPAMRGLRHARSCYGHLAGELGVRLCEAMVAQGWVMEEGGRDYALTAAGREGLAQMGVPKEVLEARTGRRQLYGCVDWSERRDHFAGPLAVAMLEAWINQGWLRRERDSRELTLTATGGNRLAAFF from the coding sequence ATGATGGCGCCGGGACAGCCGCGTTTCGCGCGCGTGGCCGCCGCCATTGGCGATCCCACGCGGGCGCTGATGTTGTCACGGCTGCTCGACGGGCGTTGTTATACGGCCACCGAGCTGGCCGAGCATGCGGGTGTGGCTGCCTCCACCGCTTCTCAGCACCTAAAGCTGCTGGTGGACGAGGGGCTGGCGCAGGTACGGGCGCAAGGGCGGCACCGCTATTTCATGTTGGCCGATGCGGATGTCGCGCATGCGCTGGAGGCGCTGCTGCGGGTGGCCGATGGCGCGCTGCCGGAGTCCACGCGTTGGCGGGAGCCGGCGATGCGCGGGTTGCGTCATGCGCGGAGTTGTTATGGGCATTTGGCGGGGGAGCTTGGCGTGCGCTTGTGCGAGGCGATGGTGGCGCAGGGCTGGGTGATGGAGGAGGGCGGCCGCGATTATGCGTTGACGGCGGCAGGGCGCGAGGGACTGGCGCAAATGGGTGTGCCGAAGGAGGTGCTGGAAGCGCGGACAGGGCGGCGGCAGTTGTACGGCTGTGTCGACTGGTCCGAGCGGCGAGATCACTTTGCCGGACCGCTGGCCGTGGCGATGTTGGAAGCTTGGATAAATCAAGGGTGGCTGCGCCGCGAGCGGGATTCGCGGGAGTTGACGTTGACGGCCACCGGTGGCAACAGGCTGGCGGCGTTTTTCTGA
- a CDS encoding lysophospholipase, which translates to MPEQTTVPHERFFVTSPDGPKLAMQVRRAAGSRGDVLYVHGSTFGADLSVLYALDGRSWADALNDAGFTVWGLDFAGYGESERYAVASGHAVGSLAEVLPQLRRAVGAVRQRNGQRRLSLLGHSWGATVAAAYAAAYQDEVDALVLFAPVTVRASAAIAPPPSAASQPSHYPLTLWAQYRRFVEDVPRGQPQVFDEAHFESWGAAFLKTDSDAHLRTPPAVSTPAGPQLDVRAMWSGKALYDPSLIVAPTLLVRGEWDSVCDADDARRLLEELGGAVRVSAIIPGATHLMHLEARRGLLYNEVNKFLQERGG; encoded by the coding sequence ATGCCTGAGCAGACAACCGTGCCGCATGAGCGTTTTTTTGTGACCAGCCCTGATGGGCCGAAGCTGGCGATGCAGGTGCGGCGCGCCGCCGGCTCGCGCGGCGACGTGCTGTACGTTCACGGCTCCACATTCGGGGCGGATCTGTCGGTGCTTTACGCGCTGGACGGCCGCAGTTGGGCCGATGCCTTGAACGATGCCGGCTTCACCGTTTGGGGGCTCGACTTTGCCGGCTATGGGGAGTCCGAGCGCTATGCTGTCGCTTCCGGCCACGCTGTCGGCAGCCTGGCCGAAGTTCTGCCGCAGTTGCGGAGGGCGGTAGGTGCGGTAAGGCAGCGCAACGGCCAGCGTCGACTATCGTTGCTGGGACATTCGTGGGGCGCGACGGTGGCCGCCGCATACGCCGCCGCGTATCAGGATGAAGTCGATGCGTTGGTGCTGTTTGCGCCCGTGACGGTACGCGCATCGGCGGCAATCGCGCCGCCGCCGTCGGCCGCCAGCCAGCCGTCGCATTATCCGCTGACGCTGTGGGCGCAGTACCGCCGCTTTGTCGAGGATGTGCCGCGCGGCCAGCCGCAGGTATTCGATGAAGCGCATTTTGAGAGTTGGGGCGCGGCCTTCCTGAAAACGGATTCCGATGCCCACCTGCGCACGCCGCCGGCGGTGAGCACGCCGGCCGGGCCGCAGTTGGATGTTCGGGCCATGTGGTCGGGGAAGGCGCTTTACGATCCGTCGCTCATTGTGGCGCCTACCTTGCTGGTGCGTGGCGAATGGGACAGCGTCTGTGATGCCGACGACGCCCGTCGCCTGCTGGAAGAGCTGGGCGGCGCCGTGCGCGTGTCTGCGATTATCCCCGGCGCCACGCATTTGATGCATCTGGAGGCGCGGCGCGGACTCCTCTACAATGAGGTGAACAAGTTTTTGCAGGAGCGTGGAGGATGA
- the kdpD gene encoding two-component system sensor histidine kinase KdpD, with protein MFPNESQRPDPDALLAQVQAQERKAARGKLRIYFGASAGVGKTYAMLAAARKLRAEGQEVLVGVVETHGRGETAAMLGDLDVLPPKRIDYRGKTLSEFDLDGALARRPPLILMDELAHSNAPGSRHPKRWQDIEELLDAGIDVLTTVNVQHLESLNDVVGGITGIRVGETVPDTVFDQADEVVLVDIPADELLARLKSGKVYQELQAERASKNFFRKGNLIALRELALRRTADRVEDDVRAYRVEQSIADIWKTGAALLACVGPRPGGEHTVRSTARLAGQLGTGWHAIYVETPSLHRLPAARREQILRTLKLAESLGATTAVISGRDIALAAVEYARGHNLSKIVVGRAQPTWPWRPPHIKRLALYAPDLDLIEIGRASKEPETASPVPIGRDDGAGALAGDADDPGVKVPWLRSRATGYLIAVAASVATALVATPLAVWLDLANIAMLFLLMVVLVAVRFGRGPSVLGTCVSVACFDFFFVPPRFTFAVTDFQYVITFVVMLAVGLITGHLTAGLRFEARIASQREKRSRALYEFARELSGALQTEQIFETTQAAVQRAFHARSTLMVPDDEGHLRMPPAGNGGGGAQAVDAAYIAHRSALDMAIAQWSFDHAESAGLGTGTLPASRIFYLPLEAPMRTRGVLAIEPANARWILIPEQRQQLDTFAALAAIALERVHYIEVAQNALVNMESERLRNSLLAALSHDLRTPLTSLVGLSESLAGSKPALAPSQLDMAAALHDEALRMSALVSNLLDMARIQSGEVKFNLQWQPLEEVVGSALRASASLLKGHLVRTRLPSDLPLLRYDAVLIERVLCNLVENAGKYTPPGSQIVIAAELHGAWINILVYDDGPGLPPGREEAVFEKFTRGERESAKPGVGLGLAICRAIVEAHGGRIAALPSPLGGAGFTISLPLGTPPEMPEMQELEQDS; from the coding sequence ATGTTCCCCAACGAGAGCCAACGACCCGACCCCGATGCGCTGCTGGCGCAGGTGCAGGCGCAGGAGCGCAAGGCGGCACGCGGCAAGCTGCGCATCTACTTCGGGGCCTCGGCCGGCGTCGGCAAGACCTACGCGATGCTGGCCGCCGCCCGCAAGCTGCGGGCCGAAGGGCAGGAAGTGCTGGTCGGCGTGGTCGAAACCCACGGACGCGGCGAGACGGCCGCCATGCTGGGGGACCTGGACGTGCTGCCGCCCAAGCGGATCGACTATCGCGGCAAAACCCTGAGCGAATTCGATCTCGATGGCGCGCTTGCCCGGCGCCCGCCGCTGATCCTCATGGACGAACTGGCGCACTCCAACGCGCCCGGCTCGCGCCATCCCAAACGGTGGCAGGACATCGAAGAACTGCTCGACGCCGGCATCGACGTGCTCACCACCGTCAACGTGCAGCATCTTGAAAGCCTCAACGATGTCGTCGGCGGCATCACCGGCATCCGGGTCGGCGAGACGGTGCCCGACACGGTGTTCGACCAGGCCGACGAGGTGGTGCTGGTCGATATCCCGGCCGACGAGCTGCTGGCGCGTCTTAAAAGCGGCAAGGTCTATCAGGAGCTGCAGGCCGAGCGCGCGTCGAAGAACTTCTTCCGCAAAGGGAATCTGATCGCGCTGCGCGAGCTGGCGCTGCGCCGCACCGCCGACCGGGTCGAGGACGACGTGCGCGCCTACCGCGTCGAGCAATCGATCGCAGACATCTGGAAGACCGGCGCCGCGCTGCTGGCCTGCGTCGGCCCGCGTCCCGGCGGCGAGCACACGGTGCGCAGCACGGCGCGGCTAGCCGGCCAGCTTGGCACCGGCTGGCATGCGATCTACGTCGAGACGCCCTCGCTGCACCGGCTGCCCGCCGCGCGGCGCGAGCAGATCCTCAGAACCCTCAAGCTGGCGGAAAGCCTTGGCGCGACCACGGCGGTCATTTCCGGGCGCGACATCGCCTTGGCGGCCGTGGAGTACGCGCGCGGACACAACCTGTCCAAGATCGTGGTCGGCCGCGCCCAGCCGACTTGGCCTTGGCGCCCGCCGCATATCAAGCGTCTGGCGCTCTACGCGCCGGACCTGGACCTGATTGAAATTGGCCGGGCGAGCAAGGAGCCGGAGACGGCATCGCCGGTTCCCATTGGCCGCGACGACGGCGCAGGCGCCTTGGCCGGCGACGCCGATGATCCCGGCGTGAAAGTGCCGTGGCTGCGCAGCCGTGCCACCGGTTACCTGATCGCCGTCGCGGCCAGCGTTGCCACCGCGCTGGTGGCAACGCCGCTGGCGGTCTGGCTCGACCTGGCCAACATCGCGATGCTGTTTTTGCTGATGGTGGTGCTGGTGGCGGTGCGCTTTGGTCGCGGACCATCGGTGCTGGGCACCTGCGTGAGTGTGGCCTGCTTCGACTTCTTCTTCGTCCCGCCGCGCTTCACGTTCGCCGTGACCGATTTCCAGTACGTGATCACGTTTGTCGTGATGCTGGCGGTGGGGCTGATCACCGGCCATTTGACCGCCGGCCTGCGCTTCGAGGCGCGCATCGCATCGCAGCGCGAAAAGCGCTCGCGCGCGCTGTACGAGTTCGCGCGCGAGCTGTCCGGCGCGCTGCAAACCGAGCAAATATTCGAGACCACGCAGGCGGCGGTCCAGCGCGCCTTCCACGCACGCTCCACCCTGATGGTGCCGGACGACGAGGGCCATCTTCGGATGCCTCCAGCCGGCAACGGCGGAGGCGGCGCCCAGGCCGTCGATGCCGCCTATATCGCGCACCGCTCCGCGCTCGACATGGCTATCGCCCAATGGTCGTTCGACCACGCCGAAAGCGCGGGCCTGGGCACCGGCACCTTGCCGGCCAGCCGGATTTTCTACCTGCCTCTGGAAGCGCCGATGCGCACGCGCGGCGTGCTGGCGATCGAACCGGCGAACGCGCGCTGGATACTGATCCCCGAGCAGCGGCAGCAGCTCGACACCTTCGCCGCGTTGGCCGCCATTGCGCTGGAACGGGTGCATTACATTGAAGTGGCGCAGAATGCGCTGGTCAACATGGAGTCCGAGCGGCTGCGCAATTCGCTGCTGGCGGCGCTGTCGCACGACCTGCGCACGCCGCTGACGTCTCTGGTCGGCCTGTCCGAATCGCTGGCCGGATCGAAACCTGCGCTCGCGCCCTCACAGTTGGATATGGCGGCCGCGCTGCACGACGAGGCGCTGCGCATGAGCGCCCTGGTTTCGAATCTGCTCGACATGGCGCGCATCCAGAGCGGGGAGGTGAAATTCAACCTCCAATGGCAGCCGCTGGAGGAGGTGGTGGGCAGCGCGCTGCGCGCCAGCGCCTCGCTGTTGAAGGGCCATTTGGTGCGCACGCGGTTGCCGTCCGACCTGCCGCTGCTGCGCTACGACGCCGTGCTGATCGAACGGGTACTGTGCAACCTGGTGGAAAACGCCGGCAAATATACGCCGCCGGGATCGCAGATCGTCATCGCCGCCGAACTGCATGGCGCCTGGATCAATATCCTGGTTTATGATGACGGTCCGGGTTTGCCGCCGGGACGCGAGGAAGCCGTCTTCGAGAAATTCACGCGCGGCGAACGGGAATCGGCCAAGCCGGGTGTCGGTCTGGGGCTGGCGATCTGCCGCGCCATTGTCGAGGCGCACGGCGGGCGCATCGCGGCGTTGCCGTCGCCGTTGGGCGGAGCGGGCTTCACGATCTCGCTGCCGCTTGGCACGCCGCCGGAAATGCCGGAGATGCAGGAGCTGGAACAGGATAGCTGA
- the kdpB gene encoding potassium-transporting ATPase subunit KdpB → MFDSELLMPAIADSFRKLSPATQVRSPVMFVVYVGSIITTLLYVQALFGKGETSPGFILAITVWLWFTVLFANFAEAMAEGRSKAQAASLRSLKQTVVAKKLATPNHGTTWLPQPALDLRKGNYILVEAGDVIPIDGEVVEGVASVDESAITGESAPVIRESGGDFSSVTGGTRVLSDWLVVKVTANPGETFLDRMISMVEGAKRQKTPNEIALTILLVALTIVFLIVTVTLLPFSLFSVAASGSGTPVTITVLIALLVCLIPTTIGGLLSAIGVAGMSRMMQANVIATSGRAVEAAGDVDVLLLDKTGTITLGNRQASSFVPAPGVTDQQLADIAQLASLADETPEGRSIVVLAKQKFNLREREMASLNAVFVPFTAQTRMSGVDIGDRAIRKGAADTVRKYVESLGLPYPAEVTRAVDDISRRGSTPLVVVDGGRVMGVVELKDIVKGGIKERFAELRRMGIKTVMITGDNKLTAAAIAAEAGVDDFLAEATPEDKLKLIRSYQSEGRLVAMTGDGTNDAPALAQADVAVAMNSGTQAAKEAGNMVDLDSNPTKLLEIVEIGKQMLMTRGSLTTFSISNDIAKYFAIIPAAFVGTYPQLKALDIMHLASPSSAIMSAVIFNALIIVALIPLALKGVRYRAIGAVALLRRNLLLYGVGGIILPFVGIKAIDLLLSALNLV, encoded by the coding sequence ATGTTCGATAGCGAGCTGCTGATGCCGGCCATCGCCGACTCGTTCCGCAAGCTCAGTCCCGCAACGCAGGTGCGCAGTCCCGTGATGTTCGTGGTCTACGTCGGCAGCATCATCACCACCTTGCTGTATGTGCAGGCGCTGTTCGGCAAGGGCGAGACCAGCCCCGGTTTCATCCTGGCGATTACCGTCTGGTTGTGGTTCACGGTGCTGTTCGCGAACTTCGCCGAGGCCATGGCCGAGGGCCGCAGCAAGGCGCAGGCGGCGTCGCTGCGCAGTTTGAAGCAAACCGTGGTCGCCAAGAAACTGGCCACGCCGAACCATGGCACCACCTGGCTGCCGCAGCCGGCGCTCGATCTACGCAAGGGTAACTACATCCTCGTTGAGGCGGGCGACGTGATCCCGATCGACGGCGAAGTGGTCGAAGGCGTGGCCTCGGTCGACGAAAGCGCCATCACCGGCGAATCTGCGCCGGTGATCCGCGAGTCCGGCGGCGACTTCTCGTCCGTCACTGGCGGCACCCGCGTGCTGTCGGACTGGCTGGTGGTCAAGGTCACCGCCAACCCCGGCGAGACCTTCCTCGACCGCATGATCTCGATGGTCGAAGGCGCCAAACGCCAGAAAACGCCGAACGAGATCGCGCTGACGATCCTGCTGGTGGCGCTGACCATCGTGTTCCTGATCGTCACCGTGACTTTGCTGCCGTTTTCGCTGTTTTCCGTGGCGGCCAGCGGCAGCGGCACGCCGGTCACCATCACGGTGCTGATCGCGCTGCTGGTATGCCTGATCCCGACCACCATCGGCGGCCTGCTGTCGGCCATCGGCGTGGCGGGCATGAGCCGCATGATGCAGGCCAACGTGATCGCCACCTCCGGCCGCGCGGTGGAGGCGGCAGGCGACGTCGACGTGCTGCTGCTCGATAAAACCGGCACCATCACGCTCGGCAACCGCCAGGCGTCGTCATTCGTGCCGGCGCCCGGCGTGACCGACCAGCAGTTGGCGGACATCGCGCAACTGGCCTCGCTGGCCGACGAAACGCCGGAAGGGCGCAGCATCGTGGTGCTGGCGAAGCAGAAGTTCAACCTGCGCGAGCGCGAGATGGCGTCGCTGAACGCGGTGTTCGTGCCGTTCACCGCCCAAACCCGCATGAGCGGCGTCGATATCGGCGACCGGGCGATCCGCAAAGGGGCAGCCGACACCGTGCGCAAATACGTCGAGTCCCTGGGCCTTCCATACCCGGCCGAGGTGACCCGCGCCGTCGACGACATCTCGCGGCGCGGCAGCACGCCGCTGGTGGTGGTTGACGGTGGCCGCGTGATGGGCGTAGTGGAGTTGAAGGACATCGTCAAGGGCGGCATCAAGGAGCGTTTCGCCGAGTTGCGCCGCATGGGCATCAAGACCGTCATGATCACCGGCGACAACAAGTTGACCGCCGCCGCCATCGCCGCCGAGGCGGGCGTGGACGACTTCCTGGCCGAGGCGACGCCGGAGGACAAGCTCAAACTGATACGCAGCTACCAGTCCGAGGGCCGGTTGGTGGCGATGACCGGCGACGGCACCAACGACGCGCCTGCGCTGGCGCAGGCCGATGTCGCCGTGGCGATGAACTCGGGCACGCAGGCGGCCAAGGAGGCCGGCAACATGGTGGACCTGGATTCGAATCCGACCAAGCTGCTGGAGATCGTCGAAATCGGCAAGCAGATGCTGATGACGCGCGGTTCGCTGACAACGTTCTCGATCTCCAACGACATCGCCAAATACTTTGCGATTATTCCGGCGGCCTTCGTCGGCACTTATCCGCAATTGAAGGCGCTCGACATCATGCACTTGGCCAGCCCGTCGTCGGCCATCATGTCGGCGGTCATTTTCAACGCGCTGATCATCGTCGCGCTGATCCCGCTGGCGCTCAAAGGTGTGCGTTACCGCGCCATCGGCGCCGTCGCGCTGTTGCGCCGCAACCTGCTGCTGTACGGCGTGGGCGGCATCATCCTGCCGTTCGTCGGCATCAAGGCCATCGACCTGCTGCTGTCGGCGCTTAACCTGGTTTAA
- the kdpE gene encoding two-component system response regulator KdpE, whose translation MNDVATAPIALLVEDEPQIRRFVRAALEEEGWQVHEAATMQRGLIDAGTRKPDLIVLDLGLPDGDGIDFVADLRKWSTVPVIVLSARVNEADKIRALDAGADDYLTKPFGVGELLARVRATLRRQRQPAADNDGLIVFGDVAVDLKNRRVTRAGENVHLTPTEYRLLAVLVGNAGRVMTNPQLLRAVWGPSQGENGHYLRIYMGHLRHKLEADPAQPRHLLTETAVGYRLQF comes from the coding sequence ATGAATGACGTAGCGACCGCCCCCATTGCCTTGCTGGTCGAGGACGAGCCGCAGATCCGCCGTTTCGTGCGTGCCGCGTTGGAGGAGGAGGGCTGGCAGGTGCACGAGGCAGCGACCATGCAGCGTGGCCTGATCGACGCCGGCACCCGCAAACCGGACCTGATCGTGCTCGATCTGGGTCTGCCCGATGGCGACGGCATCGATTTCGTCGCCGATCTGCGCAAATGGTCGACGGTGCCGGTGATCGTGTTGTCGGCGCGGGTCAACGAAGCCGACAAGATCCGCGCGCTCGACGCCGGGGCGGACGATTATCTGACCAAACCGTTCGGCGTCGGCGAGTTGCTGGCGCGGGTGCGCGCCACCTTGCGGCGCCAGCGCCAGCCGGCGGCCGACAATGATGGCCTGATCGTCTTCGGCGACGTTGCGGTGGACTTGAAGAATCGCCGCGTCACGCGCGCCGGGGAGAATGTCCACCTCACGCCGACCGAGTATCGCCTGCTCGCGGTTTTGGTGGGTAACGCCGGCCGCGTGATGACCAATCCGCAGTTACTGCGCGCCGTATGGGGGCCGTCGCAAGGCGAGAACGGCCACTATCTGCGCATCTACATGGGGCATCTGCGGCATAAGCTGGAGGCCGATCCGGCCCAGCCCCGTCACCTATTGACCGAAACAGCTGTTGGTTATCGCCTGCAATTCTAA
- a CDS encoding GNAT family N-acetyltransferase, whose translation MKVPSPVILELNGVRLEPLGPQHAEGLLAAAQDGELWTLRVTSVPAPNEVDAYIDKALEMRPTRLAFAVIDTVTGAVVGTTSYHDIVPGIARMEIGYTWYAKSRQRSHVNSTCKLLLMTHAFEKLGAALVGLRTDNFNHASQAAIERLGARKDGVLRHHAVRRDGTVRDTVMYSITAGEWPEIKAQLRYRLERHGKA comes from the coding sequence ATGAAAGTCCCCTCCCCGGTCATCCTGGAATTGAACGGCGTGCGCCTCGAGCCCCTCGGGCCGCAGCACGCCGAAGGCCTGCTGGCCGCCGCGCAGGACGGCGAGCTGTGGACCCTGCGAGTCACTTCCGTGCCGGCGCCGAACGAAGTGGACGCCTATATCGACAAGGCGCTGGAGATGCGTCCCACCCGGCTGGCCTTCGCCGTGATCGACACCGTCACCGGTGCCGTCGTCGGCACGACCAGTTATCACGACATCGTCCCGGGCATCGCTCGCATGGAGATCGGCTACACCTGGTACGCCAAAAGCCGTCAGCGCAGCCACGTCAACTCCACCTGCAAGCTGCTGCTGATGACGCACGCGTTCGAGAAACTGGGCGCGGCGCTGGTCGGACTGCGCACCGATAACTTCAACCACGCCTCGCAGGCGGCCATCGAGCGCCTGGGCGCGCGCAAGGACGGCGTGCTGCGCCACCACGCCGTGCGGCGCGACGGCACCGTGCGCGACACGGTCATGTACAGCATCACCGCCGGCGAATGGCCGGAGATCAAGGCGCAGCTGCGCTACCGTCTGGAACGGCACGGGAAGGCCTGA
- a CDS encoding MoxR family ATPase, with product MQATPRFEGSDQYVATNDLKLAVNAALTLQRPLLIKGEPGTGKTMLAEEVAAALNMPLMQWHIKSTTKAQQGLYEYDAVSRLRDSQLGDERVRDIQNYIVKGVLWQAFTAPEPVVLLIDEIDKADIEFPNDLLRELDRMEFYVYETREMVRAVHRPLVIITSNNEKELPDAFLRRCFFHYIKFPDRDTMEQIVAVHYPNLKKDLLAQALQSFYEVRDVPGLKKKPSTSEFLDWLKLLMAEDIPAEALRSQDAKAIVPPLHGALLKNEQDVHLFERLVFMSRTNR from the coding sequence ATGCAAGCCACCCCACGCTTTGAGGGTTCCGACCAGTACGTCGCGACCAATGACCTGAAACTGGCCGTGAATGCGGCCCTGACGCTGCAACGCCCGCTGCTGATCAAGGGCGAGCCGGGCACCGGCAAGACCATGCTGGCCGAGGAAGTGGCCGCCGCGCTGAACATGCCGCTGATGCAATGGCACATCAAGTCGACCACCAAGGCGCAACAAGGTTTGTACGAATACGACGCGGTGTCGCGTTTGCGCGACTCCCAGCTCGGCGACGAGCGTGTGCGCGACATCCAAAACTACATCGTCAAGGGGGTGCTGTGGCAGGCTTTCACGGCGCCGGAGCCGGTCGTTTTGCTGATCGACGAAATCGACAAGGCGGACATCGAGTTCCCCAACGACCTGCTGCGCGAGCTCGATCGGATGGAGTTCTACGTCTACGAGACGCGCGAAATGGTACGCGCGGTGCACCGCCCGCTGGTGATCATCACCTCCAACAACGAAAAGGAGCTGCCCGACGCCTTCCTGCGCCGCTGCTTCTTCCACTATATTAAATTCCCCGACCGCGACACGATGGAGCAGATCGTCGCCGTGCACTACCCTAATCTGAAGAAGGATCTGCTGGCGCAGGCGCTGCAAAGCTTCTACGAGGTGCGCGACGTGCCGGGCCTGAAGAAAAAGCCGTCGACGTCCGAATTCCTGGACTGGCTCAAGCTCCTGATGGCCGAGGACATCCCCGCCGAGGCGCTGCGCAGCCAGGACGCCAAAGCCATCGTGCCGCCGCTGCACGGCGCGTTGCTCAAGAACGAGCAGGACGTGCATCTGTTCGAGCGCCTGGTGTTCATGTCGAGGACCAACCGCTGA
- the kdpC gene encoding potassium-transporting ATPase subunit KdpC, protein MSFSAIRPAVVVFSALTLICGVVYPLAVTGIGAAAFSAKAAGSLVEAGGKEVGSTLIGQSFSSPQYFWGRPSATGPMPNNAAGSSGSNQGPNNPALLDAVKGRIDALKAADPSNSAPIPVDLVTASASGLDPEISVAAARYQAGRIAAERKLPAKEVLALIDRHQIAQVFGFFGEPRVNVLVLNLALDGTASLDKR, encoded by the coding sequence ATGTCGTTTTCCGCAATTCGTCCCGCCGTCGTCGTCTTCAGCGCCTTGACCCTGATCTGCGGCGTGGTCTACCCGCTCGCCGTCACCGGCATCGGTGCCGCCGCGTTCTCCGCCAAGGCGGCAGGCAGCCTGGTGGAAGCAGGCGGCAAGGAGGTCGGCTCGACGCTGATCGGCCAGTCGTTCTCGTCGCCGCAGTATTTCTGGGGCCGTCCGTCGGCCACTGGGCCTATGCCAAACAACGCGGCCGGGTCCAGCGGCTCGAACCAGGGACCGAACAACCCCGCGCTGCTGGATGCCGTCAAGGGGCGAATCGATGCGCTCAAGGCGGCCGATCCCTCCAACAGCGCTCCCATTCCGGTCGATCTGGTGACGGCGTCCGCCAGCGGCCTCGATCCCGAGATCAGCGTGGCCGCCGCGCGCTATCAGGCCGGCCGCATCGCCGCCGAGCGTAAGCTGCCCGCCAAGGAGGTGCTGGCGCTGATCGACCGCCATCAGATCGCCCAGGTGTTCGGTTTCTTCGGCGAGCCGAGGGTCAATGTTCTGGTGCTGAATCTGGCGCTGGATGGGACGGCAAGCCTCGACAAGCGGTAG